In Oncorhynchus clarkii lewisi isolate Uvic-CL-2024 chromosome 24, UVic_Ocla_1.0, whole genome shotgun sequence, one DNA window encodes the following:
- the LOC139382907 gene encoding phosphatidylinositol 4,5-bisphosphate 3-kinase catalytic subunit beta isoform-like, with protein sequence MPPAMTNLMDLWAAHSQLSGEDLVTVDFLLPTGIYIQMDVPREATIQHIKLLLWKQAQSYPLFPSLGEMEGHMFECVNQAAVHEELEDETRRLCDVRPFWPMLKLVTRNCGRAERLLDSKIGVLIGKGLHELDALQDQEVKDFRSKMFRISEEKMQRVQLMTWSEWLQACFSPQLEPGGGATPVTDGVNDKQAEASLKVTMHFDQSQDTASLKVWPSTSPSELMEQALRKWLTTHGPEEEGRQAEQYVLRVSDKLEFLCGDHPLIQYKYIKACLQAKECPHLTLVQVSTVQAMFEKEISAIGAVVNRKSSNPPLPLPPKRRGPSQVNTCVWEVSTHFKIVLIKGSKVNAEETAKIQVRAGLFHGTELLCKPAVSSESSGRSEHVWNRTLEFDITVSDLPRMARLCFAVYAVMDKVKKQKSTKNAHINKYQTIRKSGKVHYPVAWVNTMVFDYKGQLKTGDIILHSWSSFPDELEEMLNPIGTIQTNPYTENTTALHIHLPDYNPHTILFPPFDKILEKAAEIAGSSDCLPMGRGGKKFHIELKEIMERDPLSQLCENEKDLIWTLRYDCMENFPQSLPKLLLSVKWSKHEDMAQLQALLQIWPKLSPRDALELLDFNYPDQYVREYAVGCLRDMSDEELSQYLLQLVQVLRYEPYYDCALTRFLLNRAQCNRNIGHFLFWHLRSEMHMPAVAVQFSLILEAYCRGSIPHIEVLKKQVEALSKLKSVNELIKLGTIKNARSKTKEAMLTKEAMMTCLRQSGYTETLSDLHSPLNPSVLLSGINVEKCRYMDSKMKPLWIVYNNKLLGGDTLGIIFKNGDDLRQDMLTLQILRLMDLLWKEANLDLRIVPYGCLATGDRSGLIEVVSSADTIANIQLTSSNVAAAAAFNKDALLNWLKEKNSGDALEKAIEEFTLSCAGYCVATYVLGIGDRHSDNIMVRSTGQLFHIDFGHILGNFKSKFGIKRERVPFILTHDFIHVIQQGKTGNTEKFGSFRNYCEQAYLILRRNGNLFITLFALMLTAGLPELTSVKDIQYLKDSLALGKTDDEALKQFRQKFDEALRESWTTKVNWMAHNVVKDNRS encoded by the exons CTCCTATGGAAGCAGGCCCAGTCATACCCCCTGTTCCCTTCTctgggggagatggagggccaCATGTTTGAGTGTGTGAACCAGGCAGCGGTGCACGAGGAGCTGGAGGATGAGACCAGGCGCCTCTGTGACGTCAGGCCCTTCTGGCCCATGCTCAAACTGGTCACACGTAACTGTGGCCGCGCCGAACGCCTACTCGACTCCAAGATCGGCGTGCTCATCGGAAAAG GTCTCCACGAGCTGGACGCTCTGCAGGACCAGGAGGTGAAGGACTTCCGCAGTAAGATGTTCCGTATCAGCGAGGAGAAGATGCAGCGGGTACAGCTGATGACCTGGAGCGAGTGGCTGCAGGCCTGCTTCTCTCCGCAGCTGGAGCCAGGGGGAGGAGCCACACCCGTCACAGACGGTGTCAACGACAAACAGGCCGAGGCCAGCCTCAAAGTCACCATGCACTTCGACCAGTCCCAG GACACAGCCAGTCTGAAGGTGTGGCCCAGCACCAGTCCCAGTGAGCTGATGGAACAGGCGTTGAGGAAATGGCTGACGACCCACGGCCCCGAGGAGGAGGGACGCCAGGccgagcagtacgttctgagggTCAGCGATAagctggagttcctctgtggagaccaCCCCCTGATACAGTACAAG TACATCAAAGCCTGTCTCCAGGCTAAGGAGTGTCCCCACCTGACCCTGGTCCAGGTCAGCACAGTCCAGGCCATGTTCGAGAAGGAGATCTCGGCCATCGGAGCTGTGGTCAACCGCAAGAGCTCCAACCCCCCCTTACCCCTGCCCCCCAAGAGGAGGGGGCCCTCG cAAGTGAATACGTGTGTATGGGAGGTGTCTACCCATTTTAAGATCGTCCTAATCAAAGGCAGCAAGGTGAACGCTGAAGAGACGGCCAAG ATCCAGGTACGTGCAGGCTTGTTCCATGGCACAGAGCTGCTGTGTAAGCCAGCGGTGAGCAGCGAAAGCAGCGGACGCTCTGAACACGTGTGGAACCGCACGCTAGAGTTCGACATTACCGTGAGCGACCTGCCGCGCATGGCCCGCCTCTGCTTCGCCGTCTACGCCGTCATGGACAAGGTCAAGAAGCAGAAGTCCACCAAGAACGCCCACATCAACAAGTACCAGACCATCCGCAAGTCTGGCAAAGTG cactacCCTGTAGCCTGGGTGAACACCATGGTGTTTGACTACAAAGGACAGCTGAAGACTGGAGATATCATCCTTCACAGctggtcttcctttcctg ATGAACTTGAAGAGATGCTGAACCCCATAGGAACCATCCAGACCAACCCTTACACTGAGAACACTACAGCACTCCACATCCACCTCCCTGACTATAACCCTCACACCATCCTATTCCCCCCCTTCGACAAG ATTCTGGAGAAAGCTGCAGAGATCGCCGGGTCAAGCGACTGCTTGCCCATG GGCCGAGGCGGTAAGAAGTTCCACATCGAGCTGAAGGAGATCATGGAGAGGGACCCTCTGTCCCAGCTGTGTGAGAATGAGAAGGACCTCATCTGGACACTACGCTACGACTGCATGGAGAACTTCCCCCAGTCACTGCCCAAACTGCTGCTCTCCGTCAAGTGGAGCAAACATGAGGACATGGCCCAG CTCCAGGCCTTGCTGCAGATCTGGCCCAAGCTGAGTCCCAGGGACGCTCTGGAGCTGCTTGACTTTAACTATCCAGACCAGTACGTCAGAGAGTACGCTGTGGGCTGCCTGAGGGATATGAG TGATGAGGAGTTGTCTCAGTACCTGCTCCAGCTGGTCCAGGTGTTACGTTATGAACCCTACTATGACTGTGCCCTCACCCGCTTCCTACTGAACAGAGCCCAGTGCAACCGCAACATAGGACACTTCCTCTTCTGGCATCtcag GTCAGAGATGCACATGCCAGCCGTCGCTGTCCAGTTCTCTCTCATTCTGGAGGCTTACTGTCGCGGCAGCATCCCTCACATTGAGGTCCTGAAGAAACAG GTGGAGGCTCTGAGCAAGCTGAAGTCTGTAAATGAGCTGATCAAGCTGGGCACCATCAAGAACGCCCGCAGTAAGACCAAGGAGGCCATGCTCACCAAAGAGGCCATGATGACTTGTCTGAGACAGAGTGGCTACACAGAGACCCTCTCTGACCTGCACTCCCCTCTCAATCCCAGTGTCCTGCTCTCTGGAATCAA TGTGGAGAAGTGTCGGTACATGGACTCTAAGATGAAGCCTCTGTGGATCGTCTACAACAACAAGCTGCTGGGGGGAGACACCCTGGGAATCATCTTCAAGAATGGAGACG aCCTGAGACAAGACATGTTGACACTGCAGATCTTGAGGTTGATGGACCTGCTATGGAAGGAGGCCAATCTGGACCTTAG AATTGTGCCCTACGGTTGCCTAGCGACTGGTGACCGATCCGGGCTGATCGAGGTGGTGTCGTCGGCGGATACCATCGCCAACATCCAGCTGACCAGTAGCAACGTTGCGGCCGCCGCAGCCTTCAACAAGGACGCACTGCTCAACTGGCTCAAAGAAAAGAACTCTGG AGATGCTCTGGAGAAGGCGATCGAGGAGTTCACCCTGTCATGTGCAGGCTACTGCGTGGCCACCTACGTCCTGGGGATAGGTGACCGCCACAGTGACAACATCATGGTCCGCAGCACTGGACAG ctcttcCACATAGACTTTGGGCATATCCTGGGGAACTTCAAGTCCAAGTTTGGCATCAAGAGGGAACGCGTCCCCTTCATCCTGACCCATGACTTCATCCACGTCATCCAACAGGGAAAGACGGGCAACACTGAGAAGTTTGGCAG TTTCCGTAATTACTGTGAACAAGCCTACCTGATTCTGAGGCGGAATGGGAACCTCTTCATCACCCTGTTTGCCCTCATGCTGACTGCTGGACTGCCAGAGCTCACCTCGGTCAAGGATATACAGTACCTAAAA GACTCTCTGGCCCTGGGGAAGACCGACGACGAGGCACTGAAACAGTTCCGCCAGAAGTTTGACGAGGCACTGAGAGAGAGCTGGACCACCAAAGTCAACTGGATGGCCCACAACGTGGTCAAGGACAACCGCTCCTAG